ACATGATCGACGAGATTGAACTTATACCGGGATCCCTGGAAAGTTACCCATCGATCTATAAAGCCATGGCCGATGTAAAACCTGATGAAATATATCATCTTGCCGCCCAGAGTTTTGTGTCATACAGCTTTGAAGACGAATTCTCGACACTTCAATCGAATATCAGCGGGACGCATTATATGCTTTCCGCGGTGAAGGATATCGTTCCCAATGCCAGATTCTATTTCGCCGCCTCCAGTGAAATGTTCGGGAATGTGCGTGAAGTCCCCCAGAACGAGGACACGCCGTTCAATCCGCGTTCCGCATACGGCATATCGAAAGTGGCCGGTTTCTTTCTCACCAAAAATTACCGGGAAGCCTACAATATCTTTACCTGCAATGGTATTCTCTACAACCACGAATCTCCCAGACGGGGATTCGAGTTTGTGACGCGTAAAATTACATCGCATGCCGCCCGTATCAAACTCGGACTCGCCGATAAACTGGAATTGGGGAATTTAAAGGCATTGCGGGACTGGGGACATTCAAAGGATTATGTAAGGGCCATGTGGATGATGCTTCAGCATGAAAAACCGGATGACTACGTCATCTGTACCGGGGAAACGCATTCGGTCGAAGAGTTTTGTCAACGCGCTTTTGACTGTGCCGGGCTGGACTATAAAAAATATGTTAAAATAAATCAGCTTTTTTACAGACCCGCCGAAGTCGATATCCTTTTGGGAGATTACAGCAAAGCAAAAAGGATATTGAAATGGGAACCGACGATCAGCTTTCAGGCCCTCATCGAGGAAATGGTAAAAGGCGATCTGGAATATTATTCGGAATGATTCCTCGATAAAGAATATCACCCCTGCACGCTATTTTCAAGTCCCCGTTATGCCTGTACCGTATTTTTCAGGGGTTTAAGGTTGATCCGGGGCGCGTGTCTGTGGTATTCCTGGAGACTGCATACCTCCATATGTTCCGTTTCCCTGAGGGATTTGATCCCGTTGATGGCGGCCCGCAGGCCGTTCAATGTGGTCGTGATCGGTATTTTTCGGATAACGGCGTGAGAGCGCATCTTTATTTCATCGATCATCGAATTGATTCCGCTCGAGGGTGTGTTGATAAGCCAGCTTATGTTTTTTTCCTCGATGAGATCGATAATATTGGGCCTGCCGCTTGAAATCCTGAATACGGCCTGGCTTCGTATCCCATTGTCGCGAAGCACCGTACTCGTTCCCCGCGTCGCGTAGATGCTGAACCCGAGTTCGACAAGCCGGCGCGCCAGGGGGACGATCTCATCCTTGTCTTCATCCCTGACACTGACAAAGACCTTCCCGGAAGAGGGAATGACGTTCCCCGCCGCGACCTGACTTTTTATGAACGCCATCCCGATATTCGTGTCGATTCCCATGACCTCCCCGGTCGATTTCATCTCCGGACTCAGCACGATGTCGATACCCGGAAACCTGACAAAGGGAAAAACCGCCTCTTTTACCGAATAATAACGGGGAATCACCTCGCCGGTGAATCCCAGTTCGTCAAGGCTGAAGCCTGCCATGACGAGCGCCGCGAGTTTCGCCAGGGGCACACCGATGGTCTTGCTGACATACGGGATGGTTCTCGAGGCGCGTGGATTGACCTCGAGCACATAGACGACATCGTCCTTGATCGCGTACTGTATGTTCATGAGTCCGCAAACCCCGAGTTCCTCGGCAAGGGCGTAACTGTACTCGCGGATCGTTTTCAGCGCGGCCTCGGAGAGAATTGTCGCGGGTATCGTACACGAACTGTCGCCTGAATGAATGCCGGCCAGCTCGATGTGCTCCATTATGGAACCGATCACGGTCCGGTTTCCGTCGGATATGCAGTCCACATCGACCTCCACCGCCTGTTCGAGGTAGCGGTCGATCAGCACGGGTCGTTCTTCCGAGACCTCGACCGCTTCCGCCATATATTTTTCGAGCATCTCGTCGTTGTGCACGATGACCATCGCCCTTCCTCCGAGGACGAACGACGGTCGCATGAGAACCGGGTACCCGACGGTATGGGCCACGTTCAGGGCCTCGCGGACGCAGACGGCGATACCGTTTTCCGGCTGCCGAACGCCGAGTTTCCGCGCGATTTTCTGAAAAAGGTCCCTGTCCTCCGCGGCCTCTATACTTTCGGGGGAGGTCCCGATGATTTGCACGCCGTTTTCCTTGAGCGCGCGGGCGAGGTTCAGGGGGGTCTGGCCGCCGAACTGGACAATCACTCCTTCACATTGTTCCCGCCGGTAAATATGGAGGACGTCTTCGAGGGTGAGCGGTTCGAAATAAAGCCGGTCGCTCGTGTCGTAATCCGTACTTACGGTTTCCGGATTGCTGTTCACCATGATCGTTTCGAACCCCGCTTCCTTCAGGGCGAACGCCGCGTGGACGCAGCAGTAATCGAACTCGATGCCCTGCCCGATTCTGTTCGGACCGCCGCCCAGAATCATGATTTTGCGCCTGTCCGAAGGCGGGCATTCGCTTGCCTCCCCGTAGGTCGAGTAGAGGTAGGGGGTAAAGGCGACGAACTCTGCCGCGCAGGTGTCGACCCTGCCGTAGGATGCAAGCAGCCCGATCTCGAACCGGGCTTTGCGGACCTCATCCTCGTTCGTCCCGAGGAGAAAGGCGATCTGTCTGTCCGAATACCCGAACTCCTTGGCCTGCCTGAAAAGCGCCGGATCATTTTTTAGTCCGGAAAGCCCGCCCCCCGTTTTTATTTCTTCCTCGTAGGCTGCAAGTTCTTCCATGTGTCCGAGAAACCAGGGATCGATACCGGTGAGTTTTTGTACTTTCTCGATACCATAGCCCCGCTTGAACGCGGCCCGGATCACGAAGACCCGGCCGGCGTTAGGCCGGTGCAGATCACGATCGAGTTCCTCATTCGTCATCCGCTCGTAACGCCCGTCTTTTCCGTCCGCCCCGTAACCGAAGCGCCCGGTTTCGAGTGACCGGAGCGCTTTCTGAAACGACTGCTTGAAGGTCTTGCCGATACTCATGGCCTCGCCTACGGATTTCATCTGTGTCCCGAGTGTGTCGTCGGCTTCGACGAACTTCTCGAAGGCGAATCGCGGGATTTTGGTCACCACGTAATCGATTGCCGGCTCGAAACAGGCGGGCGTCTCTTTTGTGATGTCGTTTCTGATTTCGTCGAGGGTGTAGCCCACGGCGAGTTTTGCCGCGATTTTCGCGATCGGGAAGCCGGTCGCCTTGGACGCGAGGGCGCTCGAACGGGAAACGCGCGGGTTCATCTCGATGATGAGAAGCCTGCCGTCTTGGGGATTGACGGCGAACTGGACGTTCGAGCCCCCCGTGTCCACGCCGATTTCCCTCATGACGGCGATCGCCGCGTCGCGCATCAGCTGGTATTCCCTGTCCGTGAGGGTCTGGGCCGGCGCCACGGTAATGCTGTCGCCCGTGTGGATGCCCATGGGATCGAGGTTTTCGATGGAACAGACGATGACGCAGTTGTCCTTGTTGTCCCGCATCACCTCGAGTTCGAACTCCTTCCACCCGATAACCGACTCCTCGATAAGCACCTCGGAGGTCGGGCTGTAGAAAAGTCCGCGGCGGACGATCTCGTTAAAATCGGCATCGTTATACGCGATACCGCCGCCGGTTCCGCCGAGGGTGAAACCGGGCCGGATAACGAGTGGATACCTCGCGATACTGTCGCGGAATTCGACCGCTTCTTCGAACGTGCGCACGGACATGCTTTCGGGAAGCTCAAGTCCGATTTTCTGCATCGACTGCTTGAAGAGGTTTCTGTCTTCCGCTTTTTCAATGACCTTTGCCTTTGCCCCGATCATCTCGACATTGAACCTGCCGAGGATTCCCTTGCCGTGGAGATCCAGACTGAGGTTCAGCGCTGTTTGTCCGCCGAGGGTCGGGAGAAGCGCGTCCGGGCGTTCGCGGCGGATTATCTCTTTGAGAATTTCAGTATCCAGCGGTTCGATATAGGTACGGTCGGCAAAATCCGGGTCCGTCATGATCGTTGCCGGGTTGCTGTTGACGAGGACGATTTCGAAACCCTCTTCCTTCAACGCCTTGCATGCCTGGACGCCCGAATAATCGAACTCGCATGCCTGGCCGATAACGATCGGGCCTGAGCCAATGATCATGATTTTCTTGATGTCCGTTCTTCGTGGCATCGGTATTCCTCAATAACGATTCAGAATCATAACAATTGTCTTGCTGCATCCTCAATGCGGCCCCCTCCGATATCATACGGCCTTTTTCAATACCGGCCGGACATGACGGGGGGAAAAGGCGGGGTGAGGGTTTATATCACCCCCACGGTGTTCCATTTTGCTTCCTCGGTGAAAACATACCCTTTATTTTCTTTCGTGTCAAGCTTGGCCCGCGCGATTTGAAGGCGAATGCCGGAAATGATATGCACGGTATATATGAAATAAAAAGATTTGAAAATATAGCCGTGGAATGGTATAACTTTAGATATGAAAAAAATAATACTTTCTTTTTTCCTTCTTGTGTTTTGTCTGGGATTCGTTTCCGCAGATATCAGGAGAGACGTCGTCACCCTGCTTTCTTCGCTTATAAAACAGTACGCGCAAAGCAGGGAAGACATCTATCTGAAAAGGCCGCTTGCCGTCCTCCCCTTTATCGAATCGGGGGAACTCGCCCGGAAGCATAATCTGGGGGCGGTCATGGAGGAACTGATCAGAAACGAGGTCGTCAATTCGACCGCCTTCATCCTCACGGAGCGTAAAAACATGGACCGGATCATCGAGGAAATCGAGTTTTCCCTTTCCGATCTCGCCTCCTCGGAGAACGCCCTCAGGATCGGCAGCCTCACCGGCGCCGCCTATTTCATCGCGGGGAGTATCACTGAGGCGGGGGACGCATTTTTGCTGAACGCCCGGCTCATCGATGTCGAGACGGCCGTGGTGATCGGGGCCGAGACAGTGGCCATGGAAAAATCGGAACTGATCGGCGAATCGCGGTCGTCGCGGTACAGCTACGTGTTCAGGTACGGGCTCGGGTTCAGCGGAGGGACAACCACGGATATCCTGATCGCGGGAGCCCCGCCGCATATCGAATCCGCCCCCCTGCTCGTCGACGTACACGCCGGTGTTTTCTACAGGCCGTGGAACTTTCTCCAGCTTTCAGTCGCGTCCCACACCGCCTGGACCGAGTTTCAGTTCGGCCCCTTCGATCCGGCTTCACCCGACTACGACAACAGTGAGGTGCTGAAATCTTATTATGAAATCACAGGTCTCTCGAATA
The Spirochaetales bacterium genome window above contains:
- a CDS encoding GDP-mannose 4,6-dehydratase, encoding MKKAFITGITGQDGSYLSRLLLEKGYKVYGFIRRVALEDSSHRLVRLKDMIDEIELIPGSLESYPSIYKAMADVKPDEIYHLAAQSFVSYSFEDEFSTLQSNISGTHYMLSAVKDIVPNARFYFAASSEMFGNVREVPQNEDTPFNPRSAYGISKVAGFFLTKNYREAYNIFTCNGILYNHESPRRGFEFVTRKITSHAARIKLGLADKLELGNLKALRDWGHSKDYVRAMWMMLQHEKPDDYVICTGETHSVEEFCQRAFDCAGLDYKKYVKINQLFYRPAEVDILLGDYSKAKRILKWEPTISFQALIEEMVKGDLEYYSE
- the carB gene encoding carbamoyl-phosphate synthase large subunit — its product is MPRRTDIKKIMIIGSGPIVIGQACEFDYSGVQACKALKEEGFEIVLVNSNPATIMTDPDFADRTYIEPLDTEILKEIIRRERPDALLPTLGGQTALNLSLDLHGKGILGRFNVEMIGAKAKVIEKAEDRNLFKQSMQKIGLELPESMSVRTFEEAVEFRDSIARYPLVIRPGFTLGGTGGGIAYNDADFNEIVRRGLFYSPTSEVLIEESVIGWKEFELEVMRDNKDNCVIVCSIENLDPMGIHTGDSITVAPAQTLTDREYQLMRDAAIAVMREIGVDTGGSNVQFAVNPQDGRLLIIEMNPRVSRSSALASKATGFPIAKIAAKLAVGYTLDEIRNDITKETPACFEPAIDYVVTKIPRFAFEKFVEADDTLGTQMKSVGEAMSIGKTFKQSFQKALRSLETGRFGYGADGKDGRYERMTNEELDRDLHRPNAGRVFVIRAAFKRGYGIEKVQKLTGIDPWFLGHMEELAAYEEEIKTGGGLSGLKNDPALFRQAKEFGYSDRQIAFLLGTNEDEVRKARFEIGLLASYGRVDTCAAEFVAFTPYLYSTYGEASECPPSDRRKIMILGGGPNRIGQGIEFDYCCVHAAFALKEAGFETIMVNSNPETVSTDYDTSDRLYFEPLTLEDVLHIYRREQCEGVIVQFGGQTPLNLARALKENGVQIIGTSPESIEAAEDRDLFQKIARKLGVRQPENGIAVCVREALNVAHTVGYPVLMRPSFVLGGRAMVIVHNDEMLEKYMAEAVEVSEERPVLIDRYLEQAVEVDVDCISDGNRTVIGSIMEHIELAGIHSGDSSCTIPATILSEAALKTIREYSYALAEELGVCGLMNIQYAIKDDVVYVLEVNPRASRTIPYVSKTIGVPLAKLAALVMAGFSLDELGFTGEVIPRYYSVKEAVFPFVRFPGIDIVLSPEMKSTGEVMGIDTNIGMAFIKSQVAAGNVIPSSGKVFVSVRDEDKDEIVPLARRLVELGFSIYATRGTSTVLRDNGIRSQAVFRISSGRPNIIDLIEEKNISWLINTPSSGINSMIDEIKMRSHAVIRKIPITTTLNGLRAAINGIKSLRETEHMEVCSLQEYHRHAPRINLKPLKNTVQA